CAGACGGCTTTGCCTATGAACGTTACTGCCTATGATTTGGAAGATAAGTTAACTATTACAGGTCTTGTCCTAGGTGAGACCAAGACCTATGAGGTTGACCATGATGCCACTATCGTTGAGGAAGACGGTACGGAGCTTCGTATTGCTCCTAAAGATGTCCAATATCAAAATGCTAGCATTTGGGGACGTTTAATTACCAATTTTGCTGGTCCTATGAACAACTTTATTCTTGGGGTCTTGGTCTTTATTATCCTTGCCTTTGTTCAAGGTGGTGTTCAAGATACGTCGACCAACCTTATCCAGGTGGCTAATGGTGGTGCTGCCCAGGTGTCAGGTTTGAAAACTGGTGATGCCATCGTGGACATTAACAAGGACAAGGTTACTGACTGGGACAGCTTGAAAGAAGCGTTGAGAGAGAATACCCAAAAATTCTCGAAAGGCGACAGCCTTTCTGTGACGGTTAAGAGAAGTAATGGTCAGGAAGAAACTATTTCTGTTAAACCCCAAGAGAGCCAAGGGAGCTACTTTTTAGGTGTCTCTCCTGTCTTAAAGACAGGTCTTAAAGATAAGATTTTTGGTGGTTTCCAAATGGCTTGGGAAGGTGCGACGGCAATCCTCGCTACGCTCAAAGGGCTCATTACCAACTTTAGCTTGAACAAGCTTGGTGGACCGGTTGCTATGTTCCAGATGTCTGCACAAGCCTCTGAAAGTGGGTTAATTTCCATTCTTGACCTTATGGGAATGCTCTCTATCAACTTAGGGATTTTCAATCTTATTCCAATTCCAGCCCTTGACGGTGGTAAAATTGTTATGAATATTATTGAAGCTATTCGTCGTAAACCACTTAATCAAGAAATTGAAAGCTATATCACACTCGCAGGTGTTGCGGTCATGGTTGTCCTTATGATTGCAGTAACTTGGAATGATATTATGCGTGCTTTCTTTTAATTAGAAACAAAGAAATGAAAGGAAGTCTAAGGAACTTGACCCACGGGCTAGCCTCCTTAGTATGTAAATAATGAAACAAAGTAAAATGTTGATTCCAACACTTCGTGAAATGCCAAGTGATGCTCAAGTTATTAGTCATGCCCTTATGGTACGTGCGGGTTACGTGCGTCAGGTCTCTGCTGGTATTTATGCTTATATGCCATTGGCAAATCGTGCTATCGAGAAATTTAAAACCATCATGCGTGAGGAGTTTGAAAAAATCGGTGCGGTTGAAATGTTGGCGCCAGCGCTTTTGACAGCAGATTTGTGGCGTGAATCTGGTCGTTATGAAACTTATGGTGAAGACCTTTATAAACTAAAAAATCGTGATAAATCTGACTTTATTCTCGGTCCAACTCACGAAGAAACTTTTACAGTCTTGGTTCGTGATGCGGTTAAATCATACAAACAATTGCCACTTAACCTTTATCAAATCCAATCTAAATATCGTGATGAAAAACGTCCTCGTAATGGTCTTCTTCGTACGCGTGAATTTATCATGAAGGATGCTTATAGTTTCCACCAAAACTACGAAGATTTGGATGTAACTTACGAAGACTATCGTAAGGCCTATGAAGCTATCTTTACACGTGCTGGCCTTGAGTTTAAGGCTATCATCGGTGATGGTGGTGCTATGGGTGGTAAGGATTCCCAAGAATTTATGGCTGTCACTCCTGAGCGTACGGACCTTAATCGTTGGGTAGTTCTTGATAAGTCAATTGCTTCATTGGATGAGATTCCAGAAGATGTCATGGAAGAAATCAAGAATGAATTGACATCGTGGTTGGTATCTGGTGAAGATACGATTGCATATTCTACAGAGTCAAGTTATGCAGCTAACCTTGAGATGGCAACAAACGCCTTCACACCAGCGACTAAGGTTGTGACTCAAGAAGAAGTTTCACGAGTCGAAACACCAGGTTGCAAGTCAATTGACGATGTCGCTGCTTTCTTGAATATTCCAGAAGAACAAACGATTAAGACTTTGCTTTTCACTGCTGATGACGAACCAGTAGTGGCTCTTCTTGTTGGTAATGATCAAGTTAACGATGTGAAGTTGAAAAACTACCTTGCAGCTGACTTCCTTAAACCAGCTACAGAAGATGAAGCGCGTCAAGTCTTTGGTGCTAACTTCGGTTCTCTTGGTCCAGTTAATCTTCCTGAAAATGTTCGTATCATTGCAGACCGTAAGGTTCAAGACGTGGCTAATGCTGTTGTTGGAGCCAATGAAGATGGTTATCACTTGACAGGGGTTAACCCAGAGCGTGACTTCAAGGCAGAATACGTGGATATTCGTAAAGTTAAAGAAGGTGAGATTTCGCCAGACGGTCAAGGTGTCCTTCAGTTTGCGCGTGGTATCGAGATTGGTCATATCTTTAAACTTGGTACACGTTACTCTGAAAGTATGGGTGCTAACGTTCTTGACGAAAATGGTCGCGCAGTTCCAATTATCATGGGATGTTACGGTATCGGTGTAAGCCGTATCTTATCAGCTGTTATTGAGCAACATGCACGTCTCTTTGTCAACAAAACACCAAAAGGTCAATACCGTTATGCTTGGGGTATTAATTTCCCTAAAGAATTGGCACCTTATGATGTTCACTTGATTACAGTTAACACAAAGGACGAGGAAGCTAATGCATTGACAGATCGTTTGGAAGCTGCTCTTGCGGCTGAAGGTTACGATGTTTTGATAGATGACCGTAATGAGCGTGTTGGTTCTAAATTCTCTGATAGTGACCTTATCGGGCTTCCAATTCGTGTGACGGTTGGTAAAAAGGCAAGTGAAGGTATTGTCGAAGTTAAAATCAAGGCAACTGGTGACACTATTGAAGTGAACGCAGATAATTTGATTGAAACACTTGCTATCTTAACAACTGAACAAGATGCTTAATACTAAAAAATCTTTTCTTGCAGAGGCGGGAAGAGATTTTTCTTTTTAAACGACAAAGATTAATTGAGAAAAAGGAGATAAATTCCAATTTGACAGAATTGTCTAAATAGTGTAAACTTAAATCTATCTTAACTACGGAGGCATTACATGCTTGACAAATCTACCCACTGGGGAAATCTTAAAGCTTGTTATTACTTTAGTTTCTTTAGATAGGGCGTTTGTGTTTCAAGATACAAGCGTCAATAAGTTTGTATCTATGAAGCTAAAGCATTTTGTGATGGATTAGCCGATTAGATGAAGAGGTCTAACCGGTGACATAAGCTAGCTTGTGCTAGTCAAGATGCAGAGAACCAGTTGGGTCTGTCCTGGCTGGTTTTTCCATGCCGTGGTCTATTTTTAATTTCTCATTCTAAGCTAGAATTGTTCTTTAAACAGCAAGATTTAGCTTACTTTTGACGTGATAAATAAAGTGATTGTATCACTTGGGGATGCTCTTGAAGACTTGAGGATTTTTCATGGGCAATGAAACTGTTGTTTTCCCTGTGCCTCCAATGCTTCAGAAGAACATAAAAGGAAATTGGAAATAGATAAAATAAAAAAACAGAGGTGTACAAGATGAAGAAATTCTTGGTCAGTATGATGGCTGTTATAACAGCTGCCATCTTGGTTGCATGCTCCAATGCTTCTAACAAAGATTTAGTTCACATCGGTGTTCTCCAATATGTAGAGCATCCTTCCTTGTCAGCGACACGTAAAGGGTTCATTGAAGAACTCAAAGAGGAAGGGTATGTCGATGGTAGGAACATTAAAATCGATTATCAGAATGCACAAGGAGATCAGTCTAACTTGCAGACGATTTCTCAGTCGCTTATTGAAGATAATGATGTCATGTTGGCTATCGCAACCCCAGCAGCTCAGTCATTAAGCAGTTTGACAAAAGGTAAGCCAATTCTCTTTACGGCAGTGACGGATCCTGTCTCAGCTAAGTTGGTTAAATCTATGGACAATGTTGGTGGAAATGTGACGGGGACAAGTGACATGTCTCCTATCAATAAACAGGTTGAATTGTTGAAAAAGGTCTTTCCAAACACTAAAAAAGTTGGGATTATGTATACGACCAGTGAGCGTAACTCAGAAGTTCAGGTTGAAGAAGCCAAGAGATACTTTAAGGAAGCTGGTATTGAAACGGTTATTAAGGGGATTTCATCAACCAACGATATTCAAGATACAGCCAAAAGCTTGATGAGTCAGACCGAAGTCATTTTTATTCCGACTGACAATACCATTGTTAGTGCCATTAATACCTTGGTAGACCTTTCTAAAGAGACTAAAGTTCCTGTTGTTGGTAGTGATGCTGGTAGTGTAGAAAAAGGTGTCCTATTCACTTATGGAACCAACTATGAAGCGCTTGGTCGTCAAACAGGTAAGTTAGCAGGTCGTGTTCTGCGAGGTGAGAAAGTTAAGGACATTGATGCGGAGTACCCTAAAACTCTAAATGTTGTGGTTAATCATGATATGGCTAAAGAACTTGGCATTGATGTTTCTAGCATTAGTGATGAGGAATCTAAAGTATCAACGAAAGATGACAAACCGATTGCCAAAAAAGATAAGGGTGTCATTAAGCTTAAGGTGAATAAGTCATCTAAGAATGGCTTTTCAAATGTTGTTCTAACATCCATTTCTCAGGGACTTCTCTGGGCGATTATGGCTATTGGGGTCTTCATTACCTTCCGTATTTTGGACCTTGCCGATTTGACAGCTGAGGGAGCCTTTCCACTTGGTGCTGCAACGACAACTATCATGATTATCCGTGGTATCAACCCAATCTTTGCAACTCTAGGTGGTTTTGTAGCTGGTATGTTTGCAGGTGCTGTGTCTGGCTTTATGCATACGAAAATGAAGATACCAGCACTATTAACAGGGATTATTACCCTAACAGGGCTCTATTCAGTTAACCTTTTGGTTCTCGGAAGTGCCAATATCTCTCTTTCAGGACATAATACGCTAGTGACTATGGTGATGGGGCTTGGATTGTCTAAGCTGAGTGGTGTGATTCTATTAGGACTAATCTTCGTTAGTCTTGTAGTGTTTATGTTGGTTGTTCTCCTTAATACACAGGTTGGACTTGCTCTTCGTGCAACAGGTGATAATCTTGCCATGGGAGAAGCTAATGGTATCAAGGTTGATCGTATGAAGATTCTTGGTTACATGATTTCCAATGGTTTGATTGCCCTATCAGGTGCTCTCCTAGCTCAAAATAATGGCTATGCGGATATGAATATGGGTACAGGTACAATCGTAAATGGCTTGGCTGCAATCATCTTGGCTGAGGTTATCGTTAAGTATTTACCACTTGGCAAACGTCTTTGGTCAATTGTTGTCGGAGCTGTTCTCTACCGTTTGGTCTTGGTTATGATCCTTGCCATGAACGTTGATGCTCAAATGCTGAAATTAGCTTCAGCTATCTTGCTTGCTATCATCCTTTATGTGCCTGAAGTACGACAAAAATTGAAAATCAATCCTAACAAATCCTTGACTCCAGGAGGTGATAAGTAGTGGCTTTACTTAGTTTACAACAGATTCATAAAACCTTTGAAAAAGGCACAGTCAATGAAAATCACGTCCTGCGTGGTTTAGATCTCGACATTGAACAGGGAGATTTTATCTCTGTCATCGGGGGAAACGGTGCTGGTAAGTCAACCTTGATGAATTCAATTGCTGGTGTTCTCAGCATTGATGAGGGGGATATCTTGTTGGACGGTCAATCTATTAAGAAAGCATCTGTAGATGAGCGCTCTAAAGACATTAGCCGTGTTTTCCAAGATTCTCGAATGGGTACAGCGACAAACCTTTCTATCGAAGAAAATATGGCAATCGCCTATCGTCGTGGCAAGAAACGTAGCTTCTTTAAAAAGTCTATCACTGAAAGTGAACGTCAAATATTCAAGGAAGCCTTGGTAGATCTTGGTCTTGGTCTTGAGAATCGTATGAAGACTGATGCTAATTTCTTGTCAGGTGGACAACGTCAGGCCTTGACGCTTGCTATGGCGACCTTGGTTCGTCCAAAGATTTTGCTGCTAGATGAACATACAGCAGCACTGGATCCTAAGACAAGTGACATGGTCATGAATTTGACGCGTAAGATTGTTGAAGAACAAAAGTTGACAACTCTTATGATTACCCACAATATGGAACATGCTATCGAATATGGAAACCGTTTAGTTATGCTCTATCATGGTAAGATCGTCGTAGATGTGCAAGGTGAAAAAAAGAAAAACCTCACTGTTGCAGAGCTTATGGCCCTCTTCCACAAAAATAGTGGACAAGTTCTCAATGACGATGCCTTGGTACTCGGTTAATATAATAGAAAAAAACTATCCAAAGTTTAGATTTTGGATAGTTTTTTCTTGACTATTTTTGACTAAGTGCTAAAATGAAAATATAGATTAGCAGTTGTCTATCGTGAGTGCTAAAACAACATTTTAAACGTTGCTAATCTAAATAACATTTTTGGAGGTAATTGGTATGGCATTAAAACCATTGGGCGATCGTATCATCGTCCGTTTTGAAGAAACAGAAGAAAAAACAGCTAGTGGCTTTGTATTGGCAGGAGCTAGTCATGAAACAACTAAGACTGCAGAGGTCTTGGCGGTAGGTGAAGGTACCCGTACTCTTACTGGGGAATTGATTGCACCTAGTGTTGCAGTAGGCGATAAGGTCCTTGTTGAAAATGGTACAGGTGTCAGTGTTAAAGACGGAGAAGATTCCGTTTCAATTATCCGTGAAGCAGATATTTTAGCAGTCCTAGCTTAAATTCTTGCTAATCAGATATAAATTAAGATAAAGAAGGAGTGAGTAATTATGGCAAAAGATATTAAATTTTCATCAGATGCACGTGCAGCAATGGTTCGTGGTGTTGATACTTTAGCTGATACCGTTAAGGTAACGCTTGGCCCTAAAGGTCGTAATGTTGTTTTGGAAAAGGCTTTTGGTTCACCACTTATCACTAATGATGGTGTGACAATTGCTAAAGAAATTGAACTTGAAGATCATTTTGAAAATATGGGTGCCAAGCTCGTCAGCGAAGTGGCTTCAAAAACTAATGATATTGCCGGTGACGGAACAACTACAGCCACTGTTTTGACACAAGCTATTGTTCGTGAGGGGCTAAAAAATGTAACAGCTGGTGCTAATCCAATCGGTATCCGTCGTGGGATTGAAGCAGCTGTAGCTGCAGCTGTGGAAGAGCTTAAAGTCATTGCTCAACCAGTTGCTAATAAGGAAGCTATTGCTCAAGTTGCTGCGGTTTCATCTCGCTCTGAAAAAGTTGGTGAATACATTTCAGAAGCAATGGAACGCGTTGGTAATGATGGTGTTATCACTATTGAAGAGTCTCGTGGTATGGAGACAGAACTCGAAGTGGTTGAAGGTATGCAATTTGACCGTGGATATCTTTCTCAGTACATGGTTACTGATAATGAAAAAATGGTCGCAGATCTTGAAAATCCATTTATTCTTGTGACTGACAAGAAAATTTCAAATATCCAAGATGTTCTTCCACTCTTGGAAGAAGTGCTTAAGACCAGTCGTCCACTTTTGATTATTGCTGACGACGTGACTGGTGAAGCTCTTCCAACACTTGTTCTTAACAAAATTCGTGGAACCTTCAATGTCGTTGCTGTTAAGGCGCCTGGCTTTGGTGACCGTCGTAAAGCGATGTTGGAAGACATTGCTGTATTGACTGGAGCAACTGTTATTACTGAGGATCTTGGTCTTGAACTTAAGGATGCAACTATGGAATCACTTGGTCAGGCTTCGAAAGTAACTGTGGATAAGGATAGTACAGTTATCGTTGAAGGAGCAGGAAGCGCAGAAGCAATTGCTAACCGTGTTAAGCTCATTAAATCTCAATTGGAAACAACAACATCTGAATTTGACCGTGAAAAACTTCAAGAGCGTTTGGCTAAATTGTCAGGTGGTGTTGCAGTTATTAAGGTTGGTGCAGCCACAGAAACAGCTCTTAAAGAAATGAAACTTCGTATCGAAGATGCTCTCAATGCTACTCGTGCCGCTGTTGAAGAAGGTATAGTAGCTGGTGGTGGTACAGCCCTAGTTAACGTCATTGCTAAGGTTGCTGAACTTGATCTTGAAGGTGACGATGCTACAGGACGTAATATTGTCCTCCGTGCCTTGGAAGAACCTGTTCGTCAAATTGCTTATAATGCCGGTTATGAAGGTTCAGTTATCATTGATAAATTGAAGAATAGCCCAGTTGGTACAGGATTTAACGCTGCCAATGGCGAATGGGTAGATATGGTTGAATCAGGAATCATTGACCCAGTTAAGGTAACACGTTCAGCCCTTCAAAATGCTGCTTCAGTAGCTAGTCTTATCTTGACAACAGAAGCAGTCGTTGCCGACAAACCTGAACAAAAGGCTCCAGCAGCGCCAGCTATGGATCCAGGAATGATGGGTTACTAAGATTTAAGAAAGAAAAAAACCTAGGAGAAGTCGAGAAATGAACTGCACCCCAAAAGTTAGACAGAAAAAATCTAACTTTTGAGGTGTTTTTATTATGAAACTAACTTATGAAGATAAAGTTCAAATATATGAATTGAGAAATCAAGGTCAAACCTTCAACCAACTTTCAAAACGATTTGGTGTGGATGCTTCTGGATTAAGATATATGACGAGATTGATTGAACGTTACGGAATAGAAATTATCAAGAAAGGTAAGAATTGTTACTATTCACCAGAATTAAAACAAGAAATGATTGATAAAGTGCTACTTGAAGGTCGTTCACAAAAAAGTGTAAGTCTTGATTATTGTCTTCCAAGTGGTGGAATGTTGCCTAATTGGATAGCACAATACAAGAAAAATGGGTATACTATTGTTGAGAAAACAAGAGGGAGACCGCCTAAAATGGGACGTAAACGTAAGAAAACTTGGGAATAAATGACAGAACTAGAGCGACTCCAAGAGGAGAATGAACGCTTACGTACCGAGGTGGCCTACCTAAAAAAGTTAAAAGAGTTAGAGGAAAGGGACGAAGCCTTACAGCGAGAAAGGCAGAGACAATTAGAGAAATGGTTTCAGGAGGATTTCGACTCGATTTACTTCTTGAAACAGCACGTTTAGCTCGCTCGACTTACTATTATCAGTTGAAACCACTAGATGGGCACGACAAAGATAAAGAGACTAAAGGCGAAATTCAAGAAATTTATTATGAGAATAAAGGAAATTATGGCTATCGCCGAATAACTCTTGAATTGAGGAATCGTGGTTTTGTAGTGAACCAGAAGAAGGTCCAACGTCTGATGAAGCTCCTTGGTTTAAGTTCCCAAATTCGTCGTAAACGCAAGTATTCTTCATACCAAGGAGAAGTTGGCAAGAAAGCAGATAACCTTAGTGACCAAGGTTGGCAATACCAACATCAGTATTATCATCAATTTTTAGAGGATAAAGGGACCCCCAACCGTCAATGTCACGTAAGGGGAATCGTCCAGACAATGGCATGATGGGATCCTTCTTTGGTATTCTTAAGTCTGAGATGTTTTATGGTTACGAGAAGACGTTTCACTCACTTGAGCAATTGGAACAAGCTATTGCAGACTATATTGATTATTACAACAACAAACGCATTAAGGTAAAATTAAAAGTACTCAGTCCTGTGCAATACAGAACTAAATCCTTTGGATAAATTAGTTGTCTAACTTTTTGGGGTCAATACAAAACTTTTTCTGAGTTTTCTTTTTTTATTAGTTATTGTTAATTAATGAAAAGGGTTAAACATATCAGAACTTCCTTGTTTACCTGACATCTGCATCATAATTTGTTGCTGTCTAGTGCGTTCTGCTTCCTTATTCGTATTGATAGAAATAATAAGCAAGATGATCCATCCAATGAAAGTCCAGCTTAACAGTATTGAGAAAAAAAGATTAGCCATTTCTTTTCTGTTTTGTTTAGAAGTGCTGGTAGGATGTCAATAATGATTGCTGGTAGACCCACAATCAAAGTCCAAAATGTCAAACCTGATCCCATGCTAGAATCGTCTCCAATAACTCCAAGTAAGAACCATCCAAGAGCCCAAAGGATAACTGGTATGGTAGCGATGGCTATCATGATGAGGTTTGTTTGAGATTTATTTTCTGGCTTTTTCCAAGCCTCATTAAGAGTGCTGTTTGTTTGTGGGAAGCTTGCATGAGCTTACTCGGCAAAGGAATTTAAAGGCTTATTAGTAGTGTCTTGTATTGGATTTATTTGTTCTTGAAAGTTGGCTGTTGGAGCTTCTTGACCTATGTTAGGAGTTTGGAAAGTTTGTCTTTCATCGATACTAGAATCATCCAAGGATTCTTCAGTGACATCATAATTGTCAACATCATTTTTGACAGTTTCTACAGTCTCTGCTGATGGTTCAGGTTCTGTATGTTCAACAGTTTCTGAGTTTTGTGTCTTTTCTACAGTCTCTTTTTGTGAGAGTTTTTTTGTTGCTTCGACAGTTTGTTTGGGGGTTTCTCAGACAAACTCGCCTCGATTGGCTGCTTCAGCCATTTCTTGGATACTTGGATTACGTCC
This region of Streptococcus thermophilus genomic DNA includes:
- the rseP gene encoding RIP metalloprotease RseP; amino-acid sequence: MKAIITFLLIFCVIVVFHEFGHFFFAKRSGILVREFAIGMGPKIFAHTGKDGTVYTIRILPLGGYVRMAGWGEDTTEIKTGSPASLTLGKDGKVRRINLSDRQVDQTALPMNVTAYDLEDKLTITGLVLGETKTYEVDHDATIVEEDGTELRIAPKDVQYQNASIWGRLITNFAGPMNNFILGVLVFIILAFVQGGVQDTSTNLIQVANGGAAQVSGLKTGDAIVDINKDKVTDWDSLKEALRENTQKFSKGDSLSVTVKRSNGQEETISVKPQESQGSYFLGVSPVLKTGLKDKIFGGFQMAWEGATAILATLKGLITNFSLNKLGGPVAMFQMSAQASESGLISILDLMGMLSINLGIFNLIPIPALDGGKIVMNIIEAIRRKPLNQEIESYITLAGVAVMVVLMIAVTWNDIMRAFF
- a CDS encoding proline--tRNA ligase, whose amino-acid sequence is MKQSKMLIPTLREMPSDAQVISHALMVRAGYVRQVSAGIYAYMPLANRAIEKFKTIMREEFEKIGAVEMLAPALLTADLWRESGRYETYGEDLYKLKNRDKSDFILGPTHEETFTVLVRDAVKSYKQLPLNLYQIQSKYRDEKRPRNGLLRTREFIMKDAYSFHQNYEDLDVTYEDYRKAYEAIFTRAGLEFKAIIGDGGAMGGKDSQEFMAVTPERTDLNRWVVLDKSIASLDEIPEDVMEEIKNELTSWLVSGEDTIAYSTESSYAANLEMATNAFTPATKVVTQEEVSRVETPGCKSIDDVAAFLNIPEEQTIKTLLFTADDEPVVALLVGNDQVNDVKLKNYLAADFLKPATEDEARQVFGANFGSLGPVNLPENVRIIADRKVQDVANAVVGANEDGYHLTGVNPERDFKAEYVDIRKVKEGEISPDGQGVLQFARGIEIGHIFKLGTRYSESMGANVLDENGRAVPIIMGCYGIGVSRILSAVIEQHARLFVNKTPKGQYRYAWGINFPKELAPYDVHLITVNTKDEEANALTDRLEAALAAEGYDVLIDDRNERVGSKFSDSDLIGLPIRVTVGKKASEGIVEVKIKATGDTIEVNADNLIETLAILTTEQDA
- a CDS encoding ABC transporter substrate binding protein, with amino-acid sequence MKKFLVSMMAVITAAILVACSNASNKDLVHIGVLQYVEHPSLSATRKGFIEELKEEGYVDGRNIKIDYQNAQGDQSNLQTISQSLIEDNDVMLAIATPAAQSLSSLTKGKPILFTAVTDPVSAKLVKSMDNVGGNVTGTSDMSPINKQVELLKKVFPNTKKVGIMYTTSERNSEVQVEEAKRYFKEAGIETVIKGISSTNDIQDTAKSLMSQTEVIFIPTDNTIVSAINTLVDLSKETKVPVVGSDAGSVEKGVLFTYGTNYEALGRQTGKLAGRVLRGEKVKDIDAEYPKTLNVVVNHDMAKELGIDVSSISDEESKVSTKDDKPIAKKDKGVIKLKVNKSSKNGFSNVVLTSISQGLLWAIMAIGVFITFRILDLADLTAEGAFPLGAATTTIMIIRGINPIFATLGGFVAGMFAGAVSGFMHTKMKIPALLTGIITLTGLYSVNLLVLGSANISLSGHNTLVTMVMGLGLSKLSGVILLGLIFVSLVVFMLVVLLNTQVGLALRATGDNLAMGEANGIKVDRMKILGYMISNGLIALSGALLAQNNGYADMNMGTGTIVNGLAAIILAEVIVKYLPLGKRLWSIVVGAVLYRLVLVMILAMNVDAQMLKLASAILLAIILYVPEVRQKLKINPNKSLTPGGDK
- a CDS encoding ABC transporter ATP-binding protein is translated as MALLSLQQIHKTFEKGTVNENHVLRGLDLDIEQGDFISVIGGNGAGKSTLMNSIAGVLSIDEGDILLDGQSIKKASVDERSKDISRVFQDSRMGTATNLSIEENMAIAYRRGKKRSFFKKSITESERQIFKEALVDLGLGLENRMKTDANFLSGGQRQALTLAMATLVRPKILLLDEHTAALDPKTSDMVMNLTRKIVEEQKLTTLMITHNMEHAIEYGNRLVMLYHGKIVVDVQGEKKKNLTVAELMALFHKNSGQVLNDDALVLG
- the groES gene encoding co-chaperone GroES; protein product: MALKPLGDRIIVRFEETEEKTASGFVLAGASHETTKTAEVLAVGEGTRTLTGELIAPSVAVGDKVLVENGTGVSVKDGEDSVSIIREADILAVLA
- the groL gene encoding chaperonin GroEL (60 kDa chaperone family; promotes refolding of misfolded polypeptides especially under stressful conditions; forms two stacked rings of heptamers to form a barrel-shaped 14mer; ends can be capped by GroES; misfolded proteins enter the barrel where they are refolded when GroES binds); translated protein: MAKDIKFSSDARAAMVRGVDTLADTVKVTLGPKGRNVVLEKAFGSPLITNDGVTIAKEIELEDHFENMGAKLVSEVASKTNDIAGDGTTTATVLTQAIVREGLKNVTAGANPIGIRRGIEAAVAAAVEELKVIAQPVANKEAIAQVAAVSSRSEKVGEYISEAMERVGNDGVITIEESRGMETELEVVEGMQFDRGYLSQYMVTDNEKMVADLENPFILVTDKKISNIQDVLPLLEEVLKTSRPLLIIADDVTGEALPTLVLNKIRGTFNVVAVKAPGFGDRRKAMLEDIAVLTGATVITEDLGLELKDATMESLGQASKVTVDKDSTVIVEGAGSAEAIANRVKLIKSQLETTTSEFDREKLQERLAKLSGGVAVIKVGAATETALKEMKLRIEDALNATRAAVEEGIVAGGGTALVNVIAKVAELDLEGDDATGRNIVLRALEEPVRQIAYNAGYEGSVIIDKLKNSPVGTGFNAANGEWVDMVESGIIDPVKVTRSALQNAASVASLILTTEAVVADKPEQKAPAAPAMDPGMMGY